The Panthera tigris isolate Pti1 chromosome F3, P.tigris_Pti1_mat1.1, whole genome shotgun sequence genome includes a window with the following:
- the CCDC181 gene encoding coiled-coil domain-containing protein 181 isoform X1: protein MDENKDMDSKESGEYEDDFEKDLEWLINEKEKGGASIIEMACGNEENINQELKDNETETEHTEQSSDPDKSLKDEVSPRRNDFISVPSIQPLDPISDSDSENSFQESKVESQRALEEEEDEEVRRYIMEKIIQANKILQNQEPVNDKRERKLKFKDKLVDLEVPPLEDTDTYKNYLENESSMSGKLSQLCISKEFGQENVLVSLTDGNCEENKDRKILVERDGKFELLNLQDIESQGVLPPINTNSTENEPHQLSSRSSNSNVNGVKKEEPIAKIHAVAHSSTEEPLAYIPQPPANPKTRPSSAANSDRSKGNGKPNHRTQSANTPPVTSTYCLSSRQKELQKRLEQKREKLKREEEQRKIEEEKEKKKENDMVFKAWLQKKREQVIEMRRIQRAKQIEDMNSRQENRDPQQAFRLWLKKKHEEQLRERKTEELRKQEECLFFLKGTEGRERAFKQWLRRKRIEKLAEQQAVRERTRQLRLEAKHSKQLQSHLHMSEAKAFHFTDHYN from the exons atggCTTGTGGGAATGAAGAGAATATTAACCAAGAATTAAAAGacaatgaaacagaaacagaacacaCTGAACAGAGTTCTGATCCTGACAAATCTTTGAAGGATGAAGTTTCACCAAGAAGAAATGACTTCATTTCTGTACCAAGTATTCAACCTTTGGATCCTATATCCGATTCAGATAGTGAAAACTCTTTCCAGGAATCCAAAGTAGAAAGCCAGAGAgccctggaggaggaagaggatgaggaagtAAGGAGATATATTATGGAAAAAATTATACAAGCCAACAAGATTCTACAGAATCAAGAACCTGTGAATGATAAAAGGGAACGGAAGCTTAAGTTCAAAGACAAATTAGTTGATCTGGAAGTTCCTCCACTGGAAGACACTGATACTTacaaaaattatcttgaaaatgAAAGTAGTATGTCTGGAAAACTCTCACAGTTATGTATTTCCAAGGAATTTGGACAAGAAAATGTGCTCGTGTCACTAACTGATGGAAATTGTGAAGAGAACAAGGATAGGAAAATTCTAGTCGAGAGAGATGGAAAGTTTGAACTTCTGAATTTACAAGACATTGAGAGTCAGGGGGTTTTGCCCCCCATTAATACTAATAGTACAGAAAATGAGCCTCACCAGTTGTCATCCAGATCTTCCAACTCAAATGTCAATGGTGTCAAGAAAGAAGAGCCGATAGCAAAGATTCATGCTGTTGCTCATTCATCAACAGAAGAGCCACTGGCTTATATCCCTCAGCCACCAGCCAACCCCAAGACTCGTCCAAGTTCTGCTGCCAACTCAGATCGAAGTAAGGGGAATGGGAAACCTAATCACAGGACACAGTCTGCAAATACACCTCCAGTGACCTCAACATATTGTCTTTCCTCTCGACAGAAAGAACTGCAAAAACGGctagaacaaaagagagaaaagctaaAGAGAGAG GAAGAACAAcgaaaaatagaagaagaaaaagaaaagaaaaaagagaatgacaTGGTATTTAAAGCATGgttgcaaaagaaaagagagcaggTCATAGAAATGAGGAGAATTCAGCGAGCAAAGCAAATCGAAGACATGAATAGCAGA CAGGAAAACCGAGATCCACAACAAGCTTTTCGATTATGGCTTAAAAAAAAGCACGAAGAGcagctgagagaaagaaagacagaagaacTACGAAAGCAGGAGGAATGTTTATTCTTCCTTAAAGGGACCGAAGGCCGCGAAAGGGCCTTTAAACA ATGGCTACGAAGGAAACGGATCGAAAAACTAGCAGAGCAACAAGCTGTCAGAGAAAGAACTAGACAGCTCCGACTAGAAGCAAAGCATTCTAAACAATTGCAGAGCCACCTACATATGTCAGAAGCCAAAGCTTTTCATTTTACTGATCATTATAACTGA
- the CCDC181 gene encoding coiled-coil domain-containing protein 181 isoform X2, producing the protein MDENKDMDSKESGEYEDDFEKDLEWLINEKEKGGASIIEMACGNEENINQELKDNETETEHTEQSSDPDKSLKDEVSPRRNDFISVPSIQPLDPISDSDSENSFQESKVESQRALEEEEDEEVRRYIMEKIIQANKILQNQEPVNDKRERKLKFKDKLVDLEVPPLEDTDTYKNYLENESSMSGKLSQLCISKEFGQENVLVSLTDGNCEENKDRKILVERDGKFELLNLQDIESQGVLPPINTNSTENEPHQLSSRSSNSNVNGVKKEEPIAKIHAVAHSSTEEPLAYIPQPPANPKTRPSSAANSDRSKGNGKPNHRTQSANTPPVTSTYCLSSRQKELQKRLEQKREKLKREEEQRKIEEEKEKKKENDMVFKAWLQKKREQVIEMRRIQRAKQIEDMNSRENRDPQQAFRLWLKKKHEEQLRERKTEELRKQEECLFFLKGTEGRERAFKQWLRRKRIEKLAEQQAVRERTRQLRLEAKHSKQLQSHLHMSEAKAFHFTDHYN; encoded by the exons atggCTTGTGGGAATGAAGAGAATATTAACCAAGAATTAAAAGacaatgaaacagaaacagaacacaCTGAACAGAGTTCTGATCCTGACAAATCTTTGAAGGATGAAGTTTCACCAAGAAGAAATGACTTCATTTCTGTACCAAGTATTCAACCTTTGGATCCTATATCCGATTCAGATAGTGAAAACTCTTTCCAGGAATCCAAAGTAGAAAGCCAGAGAgccctggaggaggaagaggatgaggaagtAAGGAGATATATTATGGAAAAAATTATACAAGCCAACAAGATTCTACAGAATCAAGAACCTGTGAATGATAAAAGGGAACGGAAGCTTAAGTTCAAAGACAAATTAGTTGATCTGGAAGTTCCTCCACTGGAAGACACTGATACTTacaaaaattatcttgaaaatgAAAGTAGTATGTCTGGAAAACTCTCACAGTTATGTATTTCCAAGGAATTTGGACAAGAAAATGTGCTCGTGTCACTAACTGATGGAAATTGTGAAGAGAACAAGGATAGGAAAATTCTAGTCGAGAGAGATGGAAAGTTTGAACTTCTGAATTTACAAGACATTGAGAGTCAGGGGGTTTTGCCCCCCATTAATACTAATAGTACAGAAAATGAGCCTCACCAGTTGTCATCCAGATCTTCCAACTCAAATGTCAATGGTGTCAAGAAAGAAGAGCCGATAGCAAAGATTCATGCTGTTGCTCATTCATCAACAGAAGAGCCACTGGCTTATATCCCTCAGCCACCAGCCAACCCCAAGACTCGTCCAAGTTCTGCTGCCAACTCAGATCGAAGTAAGGGGAATGGGAAACCTAATCACAGGACACAGTCTGCAAATACACCTCCAGTGACCTCAACATATTGTCTTTCCTCTCGACAGAAAGAACTGCAAAAACGGctagaacaaaagagagaaaagctaaAGAGAGAG GAAGAACAAcgaaaaatagaagaagaaaaagaaaagaaaaaagagaatgacaTGGTATTTAAAGCATGgttgcaaaagaaaagagagcaggTCATAGAAATGAGGAGAATTCAGCGAGCAAAGCAAATCGAAGACATGAATAGCAGA GAAAACCGAGATCCACAACAAGCTTTTCGATTATGGCTTAAAAAAAAGCACGAAGAGcagctgagagaaagaaagacagaagaacTACGAAAGCAGGAGGAATGTTTATTCTTCCTTAAAGGGACCGAAGGCCGCGAAAGGGCCTTTAAACA ATGGCTACGAAGGAAACGGATCGAAAAACTAGCAGAGCAACAAGCTGTCAGAGAAAGAACTAGACAGCTCCGACTAGAAGCAAAGCATTCTAAACAATTGCAGAGCCACCTACATATGTCAGAAGCCAAAGCTTTTCATTTTACTGATCATTATAACTGA